The Chanodichthys erythropterus isolate Z2021 chromosome 14, ASM2448905v1, whole genome shotgun sequence genome window below encodes:
- the LOC137036253 gene encoding tubulin alpha-1D chain-like — protein LQRECISVHVGQAGAQIGNACWELYCLEHGIQPDGQMPSDKTIGGGDDSFNTFFSETASGKHVPRAIFVDLEPTVIDEVRTGTYRQLFHPEQLITGKEDAANNYARGHYTIGKEIIDSVLDRIRKLSDQCTGLQGFLVFHSFGGGTGSGFTSLLMERLSVDYGKKSKLEFAIYPAPQVSTAVVEPYNSILTTHTTLEHSDCAFMVDNEAIYDICRKNLDIERPTYTNLNRLIGQIVSSITASLRFDGALNVDLTEFQTNLVPYPRIHFPLATYAPVISSEKAYHEQLSVADITNACFEPANQMVKCDPRHGKYMACCLLYRGDVVPKDVNSAIAAIKTKRTIQFVDWCPTGFKVGINYQPPTVVPGGDLAKVQRAVCMLSNTTAIAEAWARLDHKFDLMYAKRAFVHWYVGEGMEEGEFSEAREDMAALEKDYEEVGTDSIGDDEDGVEF, from the exons CTCCAGCGTGAGTGCATTTCCGTTCACGTTGGCCAAGCTGGAGCACAGATTGgtaatgcatgctgggagcttTACTGTCTGGAGCATGGTATCCAGCCAGATGGACAGATGCCCAGTGATAAGACAATAGGAGGAGGAGACGATTCCTTCAACACTTTCTTTAGTGAGACGGCTTCTGGAAAACATGTTCCACGTGCCATCTTTGTTGATCTGGAACCCACTGTGATTG ATGAAGTACGGACAGGAACCTACCGCCAGCTCTTTCACCCAGAACAACTCATCACTGGAAAAGAGGACGCTGCCAATAACTATGCCAGGGGACACTACACCATCGGCAAGGAGATCATCGATTCAGTTTTGGATCGTATTCGCAAACTG AGTGATCAGTGCACTGGCCTCCAAGGTTTCCTGGTGTTCCACAGCTTCGGTGGAGGTACTGGCTCTGGCTTCACCTCCCTGCTAATGGAGCGTCTCTCTGTCGACTACGGCAAGAAGTCCAAGCTTGAGTTTGCCATCTATCCTGCTCCTCAAGTGTCCACAGCGGTGGTAGAGCCCTACAACTCCATCCTGACCACCCACACCACCCTGGAGCACTCCGATTGTGCCTTCATGGTGGACAACGAAGCCATCTATGATATCTGTCGTAAAAACCTTGACATCGAGCGTCCGACTTACACCAACCTCAACAGGCTCATTGGGCAGATCGTGTCCTCCATCACGGCCTCGCTGAGATTTGATGGAGCTCTGAATGTGGATCTCACCGAGTTCCAAACCAACCTGGTGCCTTATCCACGTATTCATTTCCCTCTGGCTACATACGCTCCAGTGATCTCTTCCGAAAAGGCGTATCATGAGCAGCTATCTGTGGCTGACATAACCAACGCCTGCTTTGAGCCGGCTAATCAGATGGTGAAATGTGATCCTCGACATGGTAAATACATGGCCTGCTGCCTTCTGTATCGTGGAGATGTGGTGCCCAAAGACGTCAATTCTGCCATCGCCGCCATTAAGACCAAACGCACCATCCAGTTTGTAGACTGGTGCCCCACTGGATTCAAAGTAGGTATCAACTATCAGCCTCCAACGGTGGTTCCTGGTGGAGATCTGGCCAAAGTACAGAGAGCCGTTTGCATGCTGAGCAACACTACAGCCATTGCTGAGGCCTGGGCTCGTCTAGACCACAAGTTTGACCTGATGTACGCCAAGAGAGCCTTTGTGCACTGGTATGTGGGAGAGGGAATGGAGGAAGGAGAGTTCTCAGAGGCCAGAGAAGACATGGCAGCTCTGGAGAAGGATTATGAAGAAGTCGGCACTGACAGCATCGGAGATGATGAGGATGGAGTGGAATTCTAA